The genomic segment TCTCGAAACACTAACGGATGATGTTCTTTTGGCAACACTAGCTGAGACGTATGTCCTGCTTTTCTGTATAAGATCCCATCATCGCTGATATATAGTTTTCGCCACTGCCTCAAGAGCACTCTAACATCTGCAGTCTCGGTTTTCACCACTCCTCTGGGGGGGAATTGATCTTGGCTTTTATAATGCATGACTCGCTTGATGAGAGGGTCTTTTTTTTGACTTTCTCTGATCTGTTCTGGTGTTAGTGGGGCAGGCAATGAAGGTGAAGAGGCATCCCTTACTAAGTCCAGTGTATTGATGTGAGCTGTGGTTATCCAGACAGATGGGGCATCTTGAAGCACAGTCACTCCCTGAATTGAAGCACTAATCACATCCTGAGTCACTTCTTCTGTACATTGCTGCAATAAGTCATTTATGTCCAGTGGCATGCGAGAGAGGCCATCTGCGTCTGTATTGTGTTTGCCTGGTCGATATTTAATGGTGAAATTGAAATCGGCAAGTTGGGCAACCCACCTGTGACCTGTGGCATTCAACTTGGCTGTGGTGAGAATGTAGGTCAGGGGGTTATTGTCTGTATATACAGTGAAATGAGGTGCATGGTACAAATAATCTCTAAACCTTTCACATATTGCCCACTTGAGTGCTAGAAATTCCAATTTTCCTGAATGCATGTGATAATTTTTCTCAGGTGGGGTCAGTGTTCTAGATCCATACCCGATGACAACCATTTTGTTATTCTGTCTCTGATACAGAACTGCTCCCAACCCTTCCTGGGAAGCATCAACATGCAGAATAAATGGTTGGGTGAGATCTGGATACCCAAGGATGGGAGGCTCAGTGAGTTTGTCAATAAGTGTGTTTATTGTCTCTTGATGGTTCTGTGTCCAGTGAATGGGAGTGTTTGATGGGAGGTTACCTTTATTTCTTGCAGTGTTGATGTTCCGTCTGTCTTTTTGCTTTCCTGATGGTGGATTTTCAGGTTGATTTTCCGGTGGACTAGCCAGAAGCTGGTAGAGGGGCTTAGCTATTCTGGAGAAGTTGGGTATATATGTTCGATAATAGGAGAGAAATCCCAGCATTTTTCTCAGATCTCCTACAGTTGTGGGGGTTCTCTCCTTCAAAGTTTGAACTGGTGCCACTTCTGCTGGATCCATCGTGTAGCCCTCACCAGAGACAAGACGTCCCAGAAATCTCACTCTTCTTTTGAACACCTCACACTTCTTTGGGCTCAGCTTCACTCCATGCTTCTGGTATCTTTGTAACACAGTTCTCATGTGGTTGAGATGATCCTCAAAACTTGGGCTGTGAACTAAATTGTCATCCAGATAGGGCTGGCATATCACATCTCTTAAACCAATCAGACATTCCTCCATGCTTCtttggaactctgctggggcaGCACTCAAACCGAAGGGGATTCTGATCCACTGGTACAAACCCCATGGTGTTATGAAAGCAGTTAAGGGCTGACTTTTTTCATCCAGAAACCCTTGATGGTACGCCTTCCCCTGATCTAATACAGAGAACCAGGAGCTGCCAGTTAGAGAATCAAGCATGTCTTGGATTCGGGGAATAGGGTGGCGGTCAGggacagattttttgtttaattcccGGTAGTCACAGCACAACCTCAGACCcccatctttctttctcacaCATACCACTGGTGATGCATATGGAGAACGTGACTGAGTTATCCAGCCTCTATTCAGTAGATCTTGAAGGTATTCTTTAACTTCCTGATGTAATGGCTTGGGAACTGACATATATGTTTTCTTCACTGGAGTAGTGTCATGCAGAGTGATTTGAAGTTTCAAAGAGGGAATTAAACCTATGTCACCTTCATCATAGGCGAATGCATGACACTCTTCTCTCAGTATCTGTCTCACCGTCTGTCTTTGGCTTTCCGTTAAGTGGCTGAGGTCAACTGGAGGATCCCACTGTGTtggcttctgtttttctgctttgctgttgATAATCAGGGACTGAGCTGCAGCTGGCTTTGTTCTGTGTGAAGGGTCATCTTGTTGTTCACCAACAGTGATGTTCAACTGTTGTGCATTTACAGTATAAGCTGTCTTTACTGCTTCTAGGTGCCCCAGGACTGCACGCTGATGTAGAGTAACATTATACTTATTGGTGTTGGAATTTGGGATTGATACGAATCCTGGGTTTTCTGTAGGAACTGTCATGAGACCCTCCTGAACACTGACACCTTCTGGCAGCACCGAGTCCTCCGAGGGAACAAAAAGAAGGTCCTCTCCTCTGAACTGAGTTCCAGTATTAACTTTAACATGGATGATGGTGATTTGTTCAGCTGCTAATTTGATTCGACTTCTCCCTGTGTGCACAAGACCCACATCAACCTGACTATCTGATGTCTGAATTAGTTTGACAATTGTCTGTGCAGTTTGGACAGTGACAGCAAAGGCTCCACACACATTTTGGATGACTTCCGGTTTCCTGTGTTTAAGTGTGTTGTCTCCTAGCACTTCCTCTATGACATTGTAGCCAATTATTGGTTGTTGTGCCACACTGGAGTCACTTGACACAAGTACTGGTACCAACAGGGGTTCTGCTGAGAGTGAATCTTTGCCCAGTCTAAATTCCACTTCCACCCAgcccagaaaaggaatttgtGTCTGATTTGCTGCAAGCCCAATAAGTGTATCCACCTCCAGTAGTTCATTCAGAGGTCTAACTCGCTGGTGTGGTAAGTGTAATTGTCTCCATTCTTCATTAATGAGACATGCCTGGGCACCAGTGTCCCATAATGCTTCTACTGGAGTGGCATCCATCCAACAATGAACAATGCATCTCTTACCTATGAGGTTCAGAAGTTTCTGTCTGCTCCGTGGATTCATGTAGTGAGCTGTTGGGGTAGATGAAAGTTCTGTATGGGAGCCTGGTTTGTTTGTGGTGGGACTGAGTGTTTTGTGTGGGGCTACTGAGGGTCCCGGCCCAGCAGCCCTGTCCAGTTTCCCTGCTGTCCCCTGTTCTGACGGCAGCCTCTGGCAAGGTGTCCTCCTTGACCACACTTATAACAGTGAGTGCACCTCTCCCCTGACTGTGCTTCTAGACAGGCTGGGCAACCTCTGGGTTTGCGGTAGCTGTGTGTGGTAGCTCTCTCTGTCTGATGTTTCTTAGTAATCTCCACTGTTTCCAACACCAGTTTCTTTAGTTCTAACATTTCAGCCTTCAGTCCTTCGATGAGTTTAGTTgttcctgcttcctgttctgTGTTTCGATTTTTCTTGGCCCCTCTCAGTACATCTTTGGTCATCACTGTGTCCCCTATCTCACTTGTGGTTGCAGCTTCTCCCATGGAAGGAGGTTGAAACTCATGTATGCCTCCTTCAGCtctcagttcatttattttcgGGAACCTACTCACTgcactttttctcagtttttttttgtctttcttgctCTAAGTTTGCAGCTTCACTCACCCGCTCAATTAGGACCTCATCTGATACTGCAGGATTAGTCAGGTAAGGTTTTAGTTGGAATTTTACTGCATCGCTTAGCAGTCCGGTGTCTATGGAACGCAGAAATTTCCTTTGTATCAGTTCTGGGCTGAATTGTTCGCTTTCATCCTCTTCTTTTGATTTCCagagcattttttctttcagttctatAGCTCTAAATAAGAAATTCTGTGCAGATTCTTTTGGATCTTGTGAGATGTTCATCAGCTGATGAAGTCAGAGGAAGAGTCCactttaaaatggctttttaggATAATTTTCAGAGTGGACAGTGTCAGTCCTCTTTTGATTTCCAGCATCTCTCTCAGGTGAAGCCCTGGGCTTATGGCCCGTATGACTGCTTCCAGGATCTCAGTCTCTGAATATCCTTTCCTCTGCCCAGATTCAATTTGGTTGATCAGGCTTGTATAGGACAATTTATccctctgaccagcttctccaATCTGCCCACAAATCCGAAACTCCCGCCTGAGGGTCACTTCTGGTATGTGAGGTGATGGAGCACAGTGTGGTTCAGTCTCCTCCATATGCATTGTCATGCTCAGTTTCTTCTCTAAAACCCCAATTTCCTCCTCTATGCGCTGTCGGGCTTTGCTATGTTCTTCCTGGAATTCCTTATACTTGACTTTTAGTGAGTTTAATTCACCTTCGTCAGCTTGTGTCTGTTCTGGTGTTCTGGGCTCATCCGACGTCCAGGATTCCATGAAGGTGATTAAATTCTGGAGAAACCGTTGAAACGATTCAGGTTCTTCCTCATTTCCGATATCGTCCAGTGTGGTCTCTGCTAGTCTGATGAGGGAACGCCGAGTTTGGCCAGTAAACCCTCCTGGAGGTTCATCACTCTTGAGgtgtttacaaactaaaattaGCTCTGACTTCTCTAGCATCAGCAGCGTTCTGCTCACTTCGTCTTGAAGCTGCTCCATCGGTAGTTTCTCCTCCGTCTTCGGTTCGTCTCGTTTGGATTAGTTACTTTTAGCTGAAACTCCTCCTGGGGCTGGCTCGCCAAAAATGTAACGGTGACAAACAATCAAAAGAGATATTGAGATTGAGTccgcaacattttaatttaataattgttacaaAGTAACTCCGTTAGCGGTCTCGTTCCTAACAgccgttagaaaaaaaaagcacactcgCCAACGTTCCACAAccgtcgttacctagcaacggcgGAGTGATATTGACCCCCTCCGCAACCACGTCAACCTGCGACACCACtagtaaataacacacaacGAAACACAAGacagtattaataaacacaaaacagtattaatttacCACGACTATTCCATCAAAATGGCCTGTATGCCACATGTGCAGCGTACTCTCTCTCTAaagcagaaaactgtttttcttcaaaatggaTCGAATCTCGTTACCCCACGAAAAACACAAACCTCTCTCAATTTCACCACCACCATGATAAACATGAATTTCACTAGACAACAGCCGTTCATTGTTCATTACGCATACGTATACTGTACATAGATTTAAAATTGTTGGGGATTGTTTTGCATTctgtcttcctctctctctttgtgtcCAGTGGCAGGCCATCTCTCTGACTGTGATTGAAAGGGTGCAGATTGCTGCCATTGTCCTGGGCTCTCTCTTTCTATTTGCCAGCATTTCCTGGCTGGTGTGGTCGTCGCTCAGCCCCTCGGCCAAGTGGCAGCGGCAGGACCTTTTGTTCCAGATATGCTACAGCATGTACGGCTTCATGGACGTGGTATGTGTAGGTAAGAGATTGGAGCTCTTTGATGTGCTTTGTAAAGGTTTTCATATGTGGTGAAGTGCTttataagtttttatttcagtcacaaaCATGAGTGTAAATTATAATATGAGAGACAGATGAATCTGCTGACCCAGCAGCAATTAACTcaactccacaaatctggtctttatgGAAGAGAAGCTATTTGTGGTAGGAAACTAATGCTGCACACCAACATGGTAGCGGTAGCGTCATACTGTGGGGATTCTTTCCTTCAGCATGGGAATTGTACCTGGTCAGAGTTGACAGGAACATTAATTGAGCAAAACCAGGACAACCTTGAGGGGAAAATCTGTTGAAGACAGCAAAGGACTTGGGACTGGGGGAGATTTTCACCTCCAAACAAACATCCAGACCTATGATAtgatggtttagatcaaaacatattcatgagttagagtggcccagtcaaagtacagattAGGAATTGGTGCTaatgatgttgaaaatgattgagcttcagctattttgcaaaggaGAATGGGCACGAATGTCTGTCTTTACATAAGGCCTGACTTGAAAGAGCAGCAAACGATAGTTTCTCAAACTGATTTAATAAAACTTACTTGCAAGAATTTTGGAAAACAGTTTATCCTTTTACTTTACAGTCATGTTCTATTTTGTGTTACTCTGCACAAAAATCCAATATACTGGATTGAAGTCTGGTATCAGTAGTTAGCTTTTTGCactaacaacaaaaataatcaaactccACCAGTTTTCCAGTTTCCAACTAGAACACAATCAATTTCTAGAGCAAACTGAAGCCAACACTAACAGTGAACTACAGTCCTCTTCATAAAgggacagttttaaaaaatcattaaaatatttcctaCAGCTCAGGAGCAGTGGTTTCTGTGGGCCACAATAACTTAAATTAATCTGTTGAGGATGAAGAGATTTATGATTAGTTGTTCTCTCAAAATGTTCTGTACTTGTTTACAAGTCTGAGCCCACATTTAAGTAACAAACACTTATTGACTATTTGTATGTTATTTGCCATCATGTCTGGCTGTAAATCTCCAAAATACAATCCTGGTACATGACGTACCTTCTGTACTTTTTAGTGCTCTCAGATTGTTGTTGAACAAGCActtgtttgtctgtttgtaaGACTATTTCCTGCCCCAATCTCTCCCGACCTTTTGCCCTTAACACCCAGGCCTTATAATCCACGAAGGATCATCTGTTTACCGGATCTTTAAGCGCTGGCGGGCAGTGAACCAGCAGTGGAAAGTGCTGAATTATGAGAAAACCAAGGATCTGGGCGACTCCATCAGTTCAAGCAGCAAATCCGCCGGTCAAGTCGAAAGGAACTTTTCAAACGGCATCGCGGCCGACGGACGGAGAACGAGTCGACACATCAGGGCCATCCTCACCCACCACTGTGGCTACACTATCCTGCACATCCTCAGCCAGCTGAGGCCCTCGAACCTGCATGGTGCCAACCAGGAGGTGGTCATGAGAGTGACCACGGTGTGAAGTCATGCTACGGTCTTTGAGGAGGAAACAAAAGtgctgataaaataaaatcctaacgTGCCATAAAAAGTACCTGAGACTGAAGTGATAAGATGGGCTCTCAGGTTCGCCCTGAGCTGTGAAGAACCgtctgtttctgaaatgtgaGGAAGGCAGACCAGTGGTATGTAGGACTGAGTAAAAACACATGGctggaagaaaaaacatattgatttCAATTGTCTCCTGGTCTGAATAAGCATGAAAGAAGATAGtcaaaggatgaaaaaaaataacatttccaaattttgTTCAATAACACCTTTTCTGAACGcattcttccttcctttctcccTTCAACATATTGAAAGCCAGCCCACGGCTGAAGTTTCTGCCATAGTCTCATGGTGAAATTTAATGTCGTAGGTTTCACAATGCAGGTAAAGGATACAGAACTTTGGAAAGTCACGtttggaaaagtctggaattaTTCTCCAAAAACCTGggtaaactttttatttataaacccTGTGACAATTTTTACCATGATAAATGTCTCAAAATGtgatttagactttttttaactttattttatttatataaaaaagaaaaaaaacatgtaaaaacagatattaatattgctccCATCTTTGCCCTCATATACCTTCACAAAGGAACACAAACCCGCACATGCAAGCACTCCTAAAAGATTTAACGGATACAGTTTATGCCCGCCTTCAGAAAAAAGTTGATGTGGCATATTTgttcaaaagttttaaactgaTGTCTGTATTAAAGTGTGTGTTGACTGAAGGACAAATATGCCTGTTTCATGTTGTTGTTCGgtttgaaacaaatatttcaagatGGAGAAAACTCTCATCTATTAAAATGCGCAAAAAGCcttaaaagagttttttttaacctttttttcgttactaaaaaaaataacgaAAATCAGTCTAACCACTTTCTGTGTCAGCTCAGGTATGACCAGAATTATTTATGTCTACAGTGTTTTCTCAAAAAATAGCAAGACATCATAAGGtatcagaaagagaaaatgaaccAAATCTGGTTAATTTTTGGATTCAGCTACTAAAAGCCTGAAGCTCCCACTTTCATCTATTCAAACAAGTttatacaaatataaacaacatGGGAATGTTCTGCCATTATACAGTTCAGGGAGGAGAC from the Xiphophorus maculatus strain JP 163 A chromosome 20, X_maculatus-5.0-male, whole genome shotgun sequence genome contains:
- the LOC102221959 gene encoding E3 ubiquitin-protein ligase MARCH9-like, whose protein sequence is MFKCRLGTVFNELKVLLLMHSDSSSRRTDPGTDPEQSRMRGFTIAGCGWPQMSCSHRDDEEEYYGPRPPSLASGDKEGDKPQGAGGGGGLEASSLPSLSESAVQAQQCRICFQGPEKGELLSPCRCDGSVRCTHQSCLIRWISERGSWSCELCYFKYQVLAISTKNPLQWQAISLTVIERVQIAAIVLGSLFLFASISWLVWSSLSPSAKWQRQDLLFQICYSMYGFMDVVCVGLIIHEGSSVYRIFKRWRAVNQQWKVLNYEKTKDLGDSISSSSKSAGQVERNFSNGIAADGRRTSRHIRAILTHHCGYTILHILSQLRPSNLHGANQEVVMRVTTV